From the genome of Phycicoccus duodecadis:
GGTCACGTTGCTGGCGGCGCTGAACGACCCGATGAGCAGCGGCCGACCGGCGTACTCGGTGAGGCGCGCCTCGAGGTCGGCGGCGTCGATCAGCCCGTCGGCGTCCTCGCGGATGGTGACGACGTCGGCGATCGTCTCGCGCCAGGGGAGCTCGTTGCTGTGGTGCTCGTAGGGCCCGATGAACACCACCGGCCGCTGGTCGGCGGCGATGTGCCGGGACAGGTCGTAGCGGTCCTCGAGGGCCGAGGGGAGGCGCAGGCCCAGCACCCCGATGATCTTGTCGATGGCGCCGGTGCAGCCCGAGCCCGCGAACAGCACGACGGTGCCGTCGTCGCCCCCCACGGCGTCGCGGATGAGGCGCCGGGCGTCCTCGCGCAGCCGGGTCGTCTGCAGGCCGGTGCCGCTGGACTCGGTGTGCGTGTTGGCGTACGCCGGCAGCACCTCGTCGCGGATGACGTCCTCGATGAACGAGAGGGCCCGGCCGCTCGCGGTGTAGTCGGCGTAGGTGACCCGACGCCGCCCGTACGGCGTCTCCATGACGTGGTCCTCGCCGATGACCGACTCCCGGATGCGGCGCAGCAGCGCCTCGGCACGGGGGTCCTGTGCGGTGTCATCGACCATGCCCGACAGGGTCCCACGCCCCGAGGGGTCACTCGCAGACGATGCCGTCGCTGTCGGCGTCGCGGTACCAGTCGTACTCGGCGTCCCGCCCGCGGTAGTACGGCCCGTAGCCGGCAGCCTTCGCGGCCTTGCAGGTGTCGAAGTGCGGGTCGGTGCCGCCGGGCGGGGGCGGGCTCACGACCCGCGGCGCCGTGGTCGTGGGCGCCGGTGCGCTGACCACGCGCCCGCCACCCAGGGCGACCGCGCCGGCGGTGGGGAGCTTCTGCCCCGGGCAGGTCAGCAGGATGCGCTCGACGGCGTCGTGCTCGGCGGCCGTCATCCACAGGTGGTACCGGACCTTCACCGCGACCTGGCGGGCCACGTACGCGCAGCGGTAGGCCTTGCGCGGCGGCAGCCAGGTGGCGGCATCCCCGTCGCTCTTGGCCTGGTTCACCGCGCCCTCGACGGCGAGCAGGTTCAGCGGGTCGTTCGCGAAGGCGGTGCGGGTGCCGGCGTCGAGCTGCTGCGCCCCCTTCTGCCAGGCGTCCGACAGGGCCACGACGTGGTCGATCTGCACCGCCGACGACGTGCCCTGGCCGCGCACGAAGGCCTTGGTCGCGCCCGTGTAGGGGCTCTTCAGCGTCCCGGACAGCACGAGGCAGCCGTGGGTCCCGGCCTTGAGGGTGAACGGGCGCAGGTCACGGCGCAGGATGTCGTTGCGGGTGTCACAGCCGTTGCGGTCGACGTCCTTCCAGGCGGTGCCGAACTGCGCCCGGTCGTAGCCCGTCTTGGGGGCCCGGCCCTTGACCGCCACGGTGGCCAGCGCGGCCAGGGCGGTGCCGCGGGCCGGGGCGGCCTTCGTGGGGGTGGGGCTCGGGGTGGGGGTGACGGTGGGCGTCGACGGCGGGCTCGGGGTGGGGGTCGGGACCGGCGTGGGGACGGCGGACGCGGATGCCGCACCCGTGGGCGCGGCGGCCGTGGGTCCGGCGAGCTCGAGGCCGGTCGACCCCTCGACGGGGGAGGCGGTGGCCCCGCCGATGCCGGTGATGACGACCGCGGCGGCGAGTGCCACCCCGGCCGTGGCGCGCCCGCGCAGGCGGGCCCAGCCGACGTGCCCACGCACCAGCCCGACGACGGCCACCACCAGCACGTAGGCGCCGGCCAGCGAGAAGAAGCCGCTGACGCCCGAGCTCAGCCCGCCGAGGAACGCGACCGCCACCAGGCCGCCCCAGCCGAACCAGTGCGCGGGCCCGGGGCCCCGCCCGGCGGGCGTCGCAGCCGTCCGAGGCGTCGGAGCAGCAGTCGCCGGACGCGGCGCCACGTGCTCGGTCCAGCGGGAGCCGTCCCAGTAGCGCAGGCCGTCGCCGTCGGGGTACCAGCCGGCCGGTGTCGTCATCCTGCGTTCCCCTGCTCCCCCACGTCGTCCCTCACGCCTCCGGCACCGTACGTCGCGCGCCGAGTCCCCTGACAGGGCCGGGCGCCAGAACGGCCCGAACGGCCGAGGCGCTCCCGACCTGCCCGCCTCGGGCGACCCCCTGGGCCCGGGCGCCGGAGTAGCGTCGTCCGTGCCAGGTCAGCGCCCCATCAGCCCCCTGAGGAGGAGTCCGTGCCACCAGAGACGCCCGACGAGGGGTCGGGCCGGCGCTCGGGCGAAGGCGAGAACAGGGTGCCGCCCGCGCTGGCCGTGGCGGTCGCCGTCGTCACCTACACGCTGTTGCCCGACTCGCTGCTCATCGGCCCGCGGCTGGCCATCCCGGCCGTCGAGGTGCTGCTGCTCGTCAGCCTGGTGGCGGTCAACCCCGTCCGGCTCGTGCGCCAGACCCGCTGGTCGCGCTACGTCTCGATCACCCTGGCGCTGGTGGTCATCGGCGCCAACCTCGGGGGCCTCGCGATGCTGGTGAACACGCTGGGCGCCCCCAAGGAGGGCGCCAAGGGCCTCCTGATGGGGGGCGTGCAGGTGTGGCTCACCAACGTCATCGGCTACGCGCTCCTGTACTGGGAGCTCGACCGCGGCGGGCCGGTGTCGCGACACCGCGAGCGCCGCGACCGCCTGCCCCCCGCCGACTGGCGGTTCTCGCAGGACGAGAACGCCGACACCGTCCGTGAGGTGGCGGTGGGCTCGAGCGAGCGCAGCGGCTGGGTCCCGGTGTTCGTCGACTACCTCTACATGTCGATCACGAACTCCAGCGCGTTCAGCCCCACCGACACGATGCCACTCAGCTCGCGGGCCAAGCTGCTGATGGCGAGCCAGGCCACGGCAGCGCTGGCGGTGTCGCTGCTGATCGTCGCCCGCGCCGTGGGGTCGCTGGGCGGATGACCGCGGGCCTCGACAGCGTGGCCGCCGAGCTGTACGCCCTGCCGCCGGAGGAGTTCACCGCCGCGCGCAACGCCCGCTCGAGCGCGGCCAAGGAGGCGGGCGACCGCGACCTGGCCGCCGCCGTCAAGGCGCTCCGCCGACCCACCGCGGGCGCTTGGCTCCTCAACCGGCTGGTGCGGGAGCATCCCGCCGAGGTCGACGACGTGCTGGCCCTCGGCGGCCGGCTGCGCGCCGCCCAGGGCACTCTCGGCGCTGCCGAGCTGCGTGCCCTCGACACCCAGCGCCGCGCGCTGACGCGGGCCGTCGCCCAACGGGCAGCGGCCCTGGCTCGCGACGACGGCCGCACCGTGACGCCGGCCGTGCTCGCGGCCGTCGAGGAGACGCTGCGCTCGGCCATGGTCGACCCCGGCGCCGGGGCCGCCCTGGCCACCGGGATGCTGGTCGACACCTTCAGCGCGTCCGGGCTCGACCCGGTCGACCTGTCGTCCGCGGTGGCCCTGGGCGGCACGGGCCCTCGTCGCGCGGCCTCTCGGGCCACCCCGGCGCGTTCCGGCGCACGAGCCGGCGCGGGGGCCGTCCGTGCCGAACGGGAGGAGCAGGCCCTGGCCGAGGCACGCCGCGCCCACGACGGCGCGCGGGCCGCGCTGGCGGAGGCGACCGCCAGGGCGGATGCCGCCCGTCAGGCCGCGACCGCGGCCCGACGCCGGCGCGAGGAGCTGCAGGCCGACCTGGACGAGGCTCGCGGCCGGGTGGCCGGCCTCGAGGCGCAGGTCGGCGACGCCACCGAGGCCGAGGCGGGTGCCCGGCGCTCCCAGCTGGCCGCCACCCGCGACGAGCGCGCCGCCCACGACGCTGCGGCCGGTGCGCGACGGGCGCTCGACCGGCTCCCGTCGCCCGGGGTCTCCTGACGGACGGCGGGACGCCCGGCATCCCGCGGTCAGTCGGTGCCGGGGCCCTCGCCCGTCGCCCCGAGCCGCTGGGCACACTCGAGCAGCAACGCGTGCACGAACCCCTGGGGCAGGTTGCCCCGGAGCTGGCGCTCGCGCACGTCGAACTCCTCGGACAGCAGCCCGGCCGGCCCGCAGCTCGCGCGCTGCCGCTCGAACCACCGGAACGCCTCGACCCGGTCCCCGGCCGCGAGGTGCGCCAGGCTCATCCCGAAGCCGCACAGCAGGAAGGCCCCCTCGGCCTCCCCGAGGGGCCGGTCGTCGGGCTGGTAGCGGTACACGTAGCCGTCCTCGACCAGGTCACGGCTCACGGCCGCGAGGGTGGCGAGGCTGCGGGGGTCGGCCGGCGACAGCGCCCCTCGCACCGGCGGCAGCAGGAGGGAGGCGTCCACCCCGGTGAGGCCCGGCGCCCGCTGCCAGGCGCCGTCGGGCCCCAGGCAGCGGCGGGAGGTCTCGGCCATGACGGCATCGGCGAGGGACACGAGGCGCCCCGCCTGCGGGCCGGAGAGCTGGGCGGCGGCAGCCCGCAGGCCCGCCACGCAGGCCAGCCGGGACTGGGTCCACCACTGGTCGTCGAGCTCCCAGACGCCGGCGTCCGGCTCGTCCCAGCGCTGCTCGATGATGTCGACGACCTGGGTCAGGGCGCGCACGTCGTCGACGGTGAGGTGGTCGTGCCGGGCCGAGGTGGCGTAGAGCTGGAGCAGCTCCCCGCAGACGTCGAGCTGGAACTGCCCACGGACCCAGTTCCCCGCGACGACCTTGCCGCCCGGGTAGCCGGGGAGGTCGAGGTCGCGCTCGCGGGGCGGGAGCCGGCCGTCGAGCCGGTACGCCGGCGCGAGGTCGGGCCCGTGCTCGAGGACCCGGGCGGTGCTGAGCGCCACCGCCTCGTCCATGAGCGGGTCCGGCTGGTCCACCGACACGGCCAGCCCGGCGTAGGCCTGGTCGCGCAGCCACACGTAGCGGTAGTCGTAGTTGCGCCCGGCCTCGACGCGCTCGGGCATCCCGAGGGTGGCCGCGGCCACCATGCCTCCGCCTCCGGGTGAGGTGAGCCCACGCAGCACGGCGTAGGCGTGCCGGGCGTCCCGGGGGGCCGCCGACGACTCGAACGCGGGCACCGTGTCGTGCCAGTAGCTCTCCGTGGTGGCCCAGAGCCGGGCGGGGTCCGGCAGCTCGGGGAGCGCGCGGTCGCTGATCTCGAGGACCAGGTCGTGGTGCTCACCGGCCGCCACGTCCAGGTGGAGGCGCAGGACGCCGTCCCGGTCGAGGCGGGCGTCCCCGGCGCCGGTCCAGCGGGCCCGGCGGGTGCCCGACTCCAGGACCCAGGCGCCGCTGTCGTCGCGCCGGGCGCTCAGCGGCGAGCGCTCGAACCCGTCGGCCACCTGGAGGACGATGTCGACGCTGCAGGGCCCGTACAGCGGACGGATCCGTCGCAGCAGGACCAGGCGGTGGGGGTCGGACGGGCACGCGAGCGCCTCACGGCACTCGAGCCGCGCCTGCGCGGTGGTCCACCGGCTGCGCCAGATGAGGCTGCCCGGCTCGTAGGAGCCGCCCCAGACGAACGGGTCGTGGGGCGTCACCGCGTAGACCCCGTCGCCGCCGATCAGCCGAGCGAGCGCCGGCGGGCTGTCCCAGGTGGGCGCGCACAGCCATCCGACATCGCCGCGGGGGCCGATGAGGGCGCCCCGGTAGCCGTCACCGAGGAAGGCGTACTCGCGCACCACCTGTGGGGGATACGAGAGGTCGGCGGGGGCCCGGGAGGAGCCGGTCACCTGCGGGCTCCTCGCCCCGCCCGGCCGGCGGCCACCGTGGTCGCGGCGCTGGCCAGGGCCACCGCCGTCGTCAGTGCACCCGCCCGCCGCCGGCGCCCGGGGCGCAGCGCGAGCGGCAGCATGGTGGCCGCGTGGAGCAGGTCGACCGTCACGTACACCGCGCGCAGGTGGGTGGGAGCCGCGACCTGGGCCGCGCCCTGGACGAGATGGCGTACCCCCAGTGCCCGGGCCGCCAGCACATCGGTCTCGTGCGGCCCGCTCCCGGTGACCGCGCGCCACAGCGGCTCGGGGCGGGCGAGGAGCGCCACTCCCCAGGCCACCCCGAGCGCACCGGCGGCCCACACCGGGGTGGTGGCGGCGTTCACCGGCGCCGGCTCACGGCCCAGGCGGCGCCGGTCAGCGCGCCGACGGCCGCGCCGACGGCCGCGACCTGCGGGTAGCGGTGGGCGACCCACTGCTGGGGGCTGCGCGCGGTGGCCTTGCCGTCGAACGCGCCGTGGGCCCCGAAGTCGTGGCCCTCGGGACCGTCGGCGGGCTCCCAGAGGTTGGCCGGCTGGTCGGCCGGCTTGGGCTCGTCGGTCTGCTGCGAGGAGAACCCGGTGCGCCCCAGGTAGCGGTCGAGCAGGCCCGGCACCACCGCGTTGGCCAGGAGCGTCCCGACCGTGCTGGCGCCCACCCAGTACTCGCGCCGCTGCGGGTGGTCGGCCGCGAAGACCACGGCGCGGGCCGCGACCTCGGGCTGGTAGATGGGCGGCACCGGCTGCGCGTGGTTGGGCAGACGGGAGAGCACCCAGGAGAACTGCGGGGTGTTGACCGCCGGCATCTGCACCATCGTGACGTGCACGTTGCTGTGCTCGTGCAGGAGCTCGCAGCGCACGGACTCGTGGAAGCCCTGGATGGCGTGCTTGGCCCCGCAGTAGGCGCTCTGCAGCGGGATGCCCCGGTAGGCGAGCGCCGACCCGACGTGGACGATGGCCCCGCGGTCGCGCTGCTTCATCCGCGGCAGGATGGCCATGGTGGCGTAGACGTACCCGAGGTAGCTGACCTCGGTGACGCGACGGAACTCCGCCGGTTCGATGTCGTCGAAGCGCGCGAACACCGAGGTGAAGGCGACGTTCACCCAGACGTCGACCGGGCCCAGCTCGTCCTCGACGGTCGCCACAGCGCGCTCGACGGCATCGGCGTCGGCCATGTCGACCGGCACGACGAGCGCCCGGACGCCCATGGCCCGCGCCTCCTCGGCCGCGGCCTCGAGGCCGGCCTCGCCGCGGGCCAGGAGCGCCACGTCGTCCCCGCGCCGGGCGAACTCCCGGACACAGGCGCGCCCGATCCCTCCACTTGCCCCCGTGACCACCGTGACTCCTGCCATGACGAACCCGTCCTTCCCTCGTGCGGTCGATTTCTTGTACAATAGCAACTGTTGCACAACATCAACTAATTGAGGTCCGACCATCCGATCGTTCGACACGACGCCCGACGACGAGTCCCCGCAGGTCATCGCGACCATGCGGGCGTCCCGGGCCTTCTCGGCGATCATCGCCGCGTCGGTCGCGGAGGCCGGCGATGCCGTCAGCCCGCCCCAGCTGAGGGCGCTGGTGCTCATCGCGACCTGGCCCGAGGTCAACGCGGTCACGATCGCCTCGGCCCTCGGCCTGCACCCCTCGAGCGCGACGCGGCTGTGCGACCGCCTGGTGGAGTCGGGGCTGGTCGAGCGGGCGGAGTCGCCCAGCGACCGGCGGCGGGTCGTGCTGACCCTCACCGACGACGGGGTCGCCCTCGTCGGCTCGGTCATGGGCCACCGCCGCGCGGCCCTGGTCGACATCCTCGGCCGGATGTCCGCGAGCGACGTCGAGATGCTCACCGCCGCCCTGACCGCGTTCACCGACGCCGCCGAGGAGCCGCACGAGGGGGTCTCGGTCGCTCCCTGGTGACGCCACCCGGCCCGCGACCCCGGAACGACGTGACCAGCCCGACGCCGCTCGGCTACCGGATGAGGCGCCGGAGCGCGTACCGTTGTGGCGTGGTGCGCCGAACGGCAGCACACGGCAGCGAACCGGGGGCCCGGACCAGGTCCATGCCGCGCGTTCGCTCCGGCCCGACCAGCGCCTGACGACGCGTGGGGGGACCTCCGCCCCGTCGGGGTGTACCGGGCGCCCACACGAGCATCACCTCACGCCCATTCGCCCATCCGGGAGATGACGAACCGCTTGACACCGCGATCCCCGCGTCGTGCCGGCGCGCGGCGCACCGCCCCGCGCTCGCACCAGCCTGCCCGCGCGCCGCAGGACGAGTCCCTCATCCCGGCCCTGACCCGCACCGCCCGCCGGGTCGAGGCCGAGGCCAACCGCGGCCGTATCCGGCCCGCCAGCCGCACGGCCTACCAGGTCGTGGCCCTGCTGGTGCGCCAGGAGCGCGCCCGGCTCCAGAGCGAGGCCTCGGTGGGCGAGCCCGGGCGCGCGGCCGGCCTGGCCCAGCTCGAGGGGGTCGCCACCATCCTGGCCAAGACGGCGGCCCGCGACACCTCGCTGCTGTCGTTGCTGGCCGACGGTGCGGTCGTGTCGCACGACGCCGCCGACCTGAAGAACCGGATGCTGCGGGCGGCCGGGCGCGAGCCCGACCCCGAGCCCACCCGCGCGCCGGAGCCCGCCACCGACCTCGCGCCCCCGTCCCGCCGGGTCGTGCCGCAGACCGTCATCGCGCGCCAGCTGGCGAGCCCGTTCCTGGCCCCGGACTTCTCGGCCGTGCCGGCCCGCCGCCCCACCACCAACCGGCTGGGCAGCTGGGAGCTGCTGTCGCCGCTGTTCCGGGCCTTCGAGTCCGGCGGCGACTCCTCGTGCATGCCTCTGCCCGAGCCCGACCGCGCCGTGCCCGGCCTGCGCGGCCGGGTCCTGATGCACCACCAGGCCCAGGTCGTCGCCGCCGCCGCGGGCGGCCATCGCACCTTCCTCCTCGCCGACGAGCCGGGCCTGGGCAAGACCGCGCAGGCGCTGCTGGCGGCGGATGCCGCCGACGCGTTCCCCCTGCTCGTCGTCGTGCCCAACGTCGTCAAGGCCAACTGGGCCCACGAGGCAGGGCTCTGGACGCCGAGGCGCACGGCCACCGTCATCCACGGTGACGGCGAGACTCTCGACGGCTTCGCCGACATCGTCATCGTCAACTACGACATCCTCGACCGGCACGCCGGCTGGCTGGCCCACCACGGCTTCCGAGGGATGGTCGTCGACGAGGCGCACTTCATCAAGAACCGCACGTCGCAGCGCTCGCGCCACGTGCTCGAGCTCTCGGCCCGCATCCGCGACCGGCGCGCCGACGCGCTGCTGATGGCGCTCACCGGTACCCCCCTGATCAACGACATCGAGGACTTCCGGGCCATCTGGCAGTTCCTCGGTTGGATCGACGACACCAAGCCCCGGGGCGCCCTGATGGCCGCGCTCGAGGAGACCGGCCTGACCCCGGCCGACCCGGGGTTCGCCGCCGCCGCCCGGGCGGCCGTCATCGGGATGGGGATCGTGCGCCGCCGCAAGGTCGACGTCGCCGCTGACATCCCCGCCCGGCGCGTCGCCGACCTGCCCATCGAGCTCGACGACGAGGCGGGGCGCTCGGTGCGCGCCGCCGAGCAGGAGCTCGCGCGGCGCCTCGTGGCGCGGTACGAGAAGGCGCTCGCGTCCCGGCCGGTCGTGGTCGACGGCGAGGGGATCGACGAGGCCCTGGTCCGCAAGGTGGCCTCCGCCGAACGCAAGAACACCGGGGCCAAGGCCACCGGGGACAACGTCTTCACCGTCATGCGCCGCATCGGGCAGGCCAAGGCCGCCCCGGCCGCCGACTACGCCGCGCAGCTGGCGCGAAGCGTCGGCAAGGTCGTCCTCTTCGCCAAGCACATCGACGTGATGGACGCCGCCGAGCAGACCTTCGCCAAGCGCGGCATCGGCTACGCGTCGGTCCGCGGCGAGCAGACCGCGAAGGTGCGCAAGGCCAACATCGAGGCCTTCCTCACCGACCCCGAGGTCTCGGTGATCGTCTGCTCGCTCAGTGCGGCCGGGGTCGGCCTGAACCTCCAGGTCGCCTCCAACGTCGTGCTGGCCGAGCTGTCGTGGACCTCGGCCGAGCAGACCCAGGCCATCGACCGCGTGCACCGCATCGGCCAGACCGAGCCCGTCACGGCCTGGCGCATCATCGCCGCCCAGACCATCGACTCGCGGCTGGCCGAGATCGTCGACGACAAGGCCGGCCTGGCGGCGCGCGCGCTCGACGGCTCCGACGAGGAGGTCGGCTCCTCGGCCGACATCCAGCTCGAGGCCCTGGTGTCGCTGCTCACCGACGCGCTGGAGGCCCGCGTCTCCTAGTCGCGGACCTGGGCGACGAGCTCGGCCCGGCCGGTGGCCAGCAGGCGCACCGCGTCACCGCTGATCTGACCGACGCCGGGGCCCAGGGCGTCGAGGGCCGAGACCAGGGCCTGGACCGACACCCCGCGGGGGGCGAGCACGCGGGCCAGCCACGCCAGGTAGTCCAGGAACACCGAGTCGTCGTCGACCAGGGCGGACGCGGCGAGCGAGCTCACGGTGTGAGCGAGGTACTCCTGGCGCCGGGCCATGCGTACGGGGTCGCCACCCTTCCTGGCCGGCACCCACCGGGGGAGGACCTCCATGGCATCGGCGGCCAGGCGATCCGCGGAGTCGAAGAGCAGGCGGACGGCCGGGTCGATCAGCACCGGTTCCGGGTTCGGGACAGGAGGAGCCGAGCGCCAGCCGTCGAGGATGACGGCCGCCTCGACCGCGGACGGGGCCCAGGCATCAGCGCCGAGCCGGTGTGCACGCCGCGCGTTCGCGCCCAACGCCCGACCACCGACGATGACCGGGACGCCCAGGCTGTGGACGAGGTTGACGAGCTTGACCACCCCGGGGAAGAACGCCGGCAGGGTGCACGAGACGGCCAGGGCGTCGCAGGTCGAACGACGGAGGAACTCCGCCACGGCCTCGCCCGGCGCGGAGGCCCCGA
Proteins encoded in this window:
- a CDS encoding GmrSD restriction endonuclease domain-containing protein, coding for MTTPAGWYPDGDGLRYWDGSRWTEHVAPRPATAAPTPRTAATPAGRGPGPAHWFGWGGLVAVAFLGGLSSGVSGFFSLAGAYVLVVAVVGLVRGHVGWARLRGRATAGVALAAAVVITGIGGATASPVEGSTGLELAGPTAAAPTGAASASAVPTPVPTPTPSPPSTPTVTPTPSPTPTKAAPARGTALAALATVAVKGRAPKTGYDRAQFGTAWKDVDRNGCDTRNDILRRDLRPFTLKAGTHGCLVLSGTLKSPYTGATKAFVRGQGTSSAVQIDHVVALSDAWQKGAQQLDAGTRTAFANDPLNLLAVEGAVNQAKSDGDAATWLPPRKAYRCAYVARQVAVKVRYHLWMTAAEHDAVERILLTCPGQKLPTAGAVALGGGRVVSAPAPTTTAPRVVSPPPPGGTDPHFDTCKAAKAAGYGPYYRGRDAEYDWYRDADSDGIVCE
- a CDS encoding SDR family oxidoreductase, encoding MAGVTVVTGASGGIGRACVREFARRGDDVALLARGEAGLEAAAEEARAMGVRALVVPVDMADADAVERAVATVEDELGPVDVWVNVAFTSVFARFDDIEPAEFRRVTEVSYLGYVYATMAILPRMKQRDRGAIVHVGSALAYRGIPLQSAYCGAKHAIQGFHESVRCELLHEHSNVHVTMVQMPAVNTPQFSWVLSRLPNHAQPVPPIYQPEVAARAVVFAADHPQRREYWVGASTVGTLLANAVVPGLLDRYLGRTGFSSQQTDEPKPADQPANLWEPADGPEGHDFGAHGAFDGKATARSPQQWVAHRYPQVAAVGAAVGALTGAAWAVSRRR
- a CDS encoding MarR family winged helix-turn-helix transcriptional regulator; this translates as MRASRAFSAIIAASVAEAGDAVSPPQLRALVLIATWPEVNAVTIASALGLHPSSATRLCDRLVESGLVERAESPSDRRRVVLTLTDDGVALVGSVMGHRRAALVDILGRMSASDVEMLTAALTAFTDAAEEPHEGVSVAPW
- a CDS encoding glycoside hydrolase family 15 protein, which codes for MTGSSRAPADLSYPPQVVREYAFLGDGYRGALIGPRGDVGWLCAPTWDSPPALARLIGGDGVYAVTPHDPFVWGGSYEPGSLIWRSRWTTAQARLECREALACPSDPHRLVLLRRIRPLYGPCSVDIVLQVADGFERSPLSARRDDSGAWVLESGTRRARWTGAGDARLDRDGVLRLHLDVAAGEHHDLVLEISDRALPELPDPARLWATTESYWHDTVPAFESSAAPRDARHAYAVLRGLTSPGGGGMVAAATLGMPERVEAGRNYDYRYVWLRDQAYAGLAVSVDQPDPLMDEAVALSTARVLEHGPDLAPAYRLDGRLPPRERDLDLPGYPGGKVVAGNWVRGQFQLDVCGELLQLYATSARHDHLTVDDVRALTQVVDIIEQRWDEPDAGVWELDDQWWTQSRLACVAGLRAAAAQLSGPQAGRLVSLADAVMAETSRRCLGPDGAWQRAPGLTGVDASLLLPPVRGALSPADPRSLATLAAVSRDLVEDGYVYRYQPDDRPLGEAEGAFLLCGFGMSLAHLAAGDRVEAFRWFERQRASCGPAGLLSEEFDVRERQLRGNLPQGFVHALLLECAQRLGATGEGPGTD
- a CDS encoding DEAD/DEAH box helicase, with the protein product MTNRLTPRSPRRAGARRTAPRSHQPARAPQDESLIPALTRTARRVEAEANRGRIRPASRTAYQVVALLVRQERARLQSEASVGEPGRAAGLAQLEGVATILAKTAARDTSLLSLLADGAVVSHDAADLKNRMLRAAGREPDPEPTRAPEPATDLAPPSRRVVPQTVIARQLASPFLAPDFSAVPARRPTTNRLGSWELLSPLFRAFESGGDSSCMPLPEPDRAVPGLRGRVLMHHQAQVVAAAAGGHRTFLLADEPGLGKTAQALLAADAADAFPLLVVVPNVVKANWAHEAGLWTPRRTATVIHGDGETLDGFADIVIVNYDILDRHAGWLAHHGFRGMVVDEAHFIKNRTSQRSRHVLELSARIRDRRADALLMALTGTPLINDIEDFRAIWQFLGWIDDTKPRGALMAALEETGLTPADPGFAAAARAAVIGMGIVRRRKVDVAADIPARRVADLPIELDDEAGRSVRAAEQELARRLVARYEKALASRPVVVDGEGIDEALVRKVASAERKNTGAKATGDNVFTVMRRIGQAKAAPAADYAAQLARSVGKVVLFAKHIDVMDAAEQTFAKRGIGYASVRGEQTAKVRKANIEAFLTDPEVSVIVCSLSAAGVGLNLQVASNVVLAELSWTSAEQTQAIDRVHRIGQTEPVTAWRIIAAQTIDSRLAEIVDDKAGLAARALDGSDEEVGSSADIQLEALVSLLTDALEARVS